One stretch of Verrucomicrobiia bacterium DNA includes these proteins:
- a CDS encoding DNA-3-methyladenine glycosylase — MADILTLSETSRPRPEGQWKAKLSKAFYEKPTLVVAKELLGKYLVVRHPNRILSGKIVETEAYVGEDDPACHAAVGLTDRNHIMYGPGGFAYVYFIYGMYHCLNFVTEQEGFPAAVLIRGVEPVEGIEEMKRRRDSRSVSGLANGPGKICQAFGIDKSFYGLELTGTRIWVEDRGEKRPAITQSARIGIAAGKEKPWRFYVPKSPGVSKDGKKR, encoded by the coding sequence ATGGCTGATATACTAACCCTTAGTGAAACCAGTCGCCCCCGTCCGGAGGGACAGTGGAAGGCCAAACTTTCCAAGGCGTTCTACGAAAAACCGACTCTGGTGGTGGCCAAGGAACTATTGGGAAAATACCTGGTCGTCCGGCACCCCAACCGCATCCTTTCAGGCAAAATCGTTGAGACCGAAGCGTATGTGGGAGAGGATGATCCCGCCTGCCACGCGGCCGTGGGGCTTACCGACCGCAACCATATAATGTACGGGCCGGGGGGGTTCGCCTACGTCTATTTCATCTACGGAATGTATCACTGTTTGAACTTTGTCACCGAACAGGAGGGGTTCCCGGCGGCGGTTTTAATCCGCGGCGTGGAACCGGTCGAAGGTATCGAGGAAATGAAACGGAGGCGGGATAGCCGCTCGGTTTCCGGTCTGGCCAACGGCCCGGGAAAAATCTGCCAGGCGTTCGGCATCGACAAAAGCTTTTACGGCTTGGAGTTGACCGGTACCCGCATCTGGGTGGAGGACCGCGGGGAGAAGCGCCCGGCCATCACCCAGTCGGCCCGCATCGGGATAGCGGCCGGGAAGGAAAAACCCTGGCGGTTCTACGTCCCCAAAAGCC